Within the Naumovozyma dairenensis CBS 421 chromosome 9, complete genome genome, the region acgTCCAGGTCTCGAGAACTCTTCACCTGACCTGTCTTTGATATGGAGTCTTTATAAACTAAGGAACGAAATTTCAACAATTCGAAGTTACTTTGGCAAGGGTCCATAGAAGGCGTATCGCAAAAGAATAGTTTATCGACTTGCTGCAAAGAAGATCTATTTGGAGAACAAAATATCGCTGCTGTTGAAGTAGCGTCTTTTTGAAGGGGTTCTTGCACATGTTCACTTAAAAGTTCTTCCCAAGCGTTATCCATAAGTAGTTGGGGCTTTGATTCTTAATGGTGTGTATCGTCTTGGTagctaatgataatttgagaaaaataaagCTGTATTAAACCATCTATCCCCAATGGGGTTGTTTTACCCAACTGCCTCTCTTCTGAACTACTCTGTAGTCTATCAGAAATATACAATGTGTGTAACAGATTTCTGTGGTAAGAAAAATCGGATTCGCGTTGAGTTAACGTCAATCCAATATACATTCATATAAAGAAGTAGAGTGCAACTGAAGCTACATTTCGAAGTTGTTCGATATATTACTGGGACAAGGACTCACATTCCTAAGGAAGTGCAACGATTCCATATATCATACAAGGAAGCAATCATTTTACTCTAGAATACATTACTAAATTAGACAGCATGTTTTCCATGAGAAGGTATCTACGTGTAccaaatgaattgaaaccTTCCGAATTATTCAAACAAGATTCCTTATCACCTGGGAAAATAACATTACAGATTATTCTCCTGCAAATATTCTATTACAGCACCGCCATGTTCCTCTTTTACTCTTGGGGGAAATTGGTAGGctataaaattgaaatgaagaaatggTTAATATCTTGGGAATCTATTGACTTCACAAACGGTTATGGTCTTACCATATCAATGCTTTGGCTGGCGGACTCTTTGATATGTGTCATATTTCTGACAGTAATCGTTGGTAGAAGTAAACTAGCTTGGGACTTTGCCATTACAATACATGCCATTAATTTCATAGTTGTTTATGTATACAGTGGGAAACTCCCCTCGTTTTCATGGTTTTTCCTTCAGTTTCTATCTTCCCTAATCCTTATATTCTTGGGTACATGGACAACACGTTGGAAGGAGTTGAGAGAAACATTTTTTGAAGGTATGATTGACCAGGAAGAACTGCATTCTATCGGAAGCAACACTCATCCAGGAGAACCAGTTCCGGTTGTACGTGACCTGGAAAGTCAAAGGTAGTGGTAGT harbors:
- the SYS1 gene encoding Sys1p (similar to Saccharomyces cerevisiae SYS1 (YJL004C); ancestral locus Anc_5.207) → MFSMRRYLRVPNELKPSELFKQDSLSPGKITLQIILLQIFYYSTAMFLFYSWGKLVGYKIEMKKWLISWESIDFTNGYGLTISMLWLADSLICVIFLTVIVGRSKLAWDFAITIHAINFIVVYVYSGKLPSFSWFFLQFLSSLILIFLGTWTTRWKELRETFFEGMIDQEELHSIGSNTHPGEPVPVVRDLESQR